In Bacteroidia bacterium, the following are encoded in one genomic region:
- a CDS encoding asparaginase: protein MVQDHKTGQLKPMNFGKLKTHFPELERFDFPIDTYSFAKPVDSSAISPLHWIQIAEVIEKNYTSYSGFVVLHGSDTMSFTASALSFMFENLGKPVILTGSQLPAGILRTDARENLITSIEIAATKRADGSPMVPEVSLYFEYKLYRGNRSHKFNAEDFEAFRSVNYPELAEAGVQIKYNESAILPLPTGDFRLNTRLSDSICAIRLFPGIWLGPYIDMLENNKVRAIIIQSYGTGNGPNYEVFEVFLRLAKEKNVLVLNTTQCRGGKVVQGLYETSGLFVKYGAISGEDITFEAAVTKLMLLLGNYPNNEDVKTELRKSLRGEVSN from the coding sequence ATGGTCCAGGACCACAAAACAGGGCAGTTAAAACCTATGAACTTTGGGAAACTAAAGACCCATTTTCCTGAGTTGGAGCGTTTTGATTTTCCGATAGACACCTATTCATTTGCCAAACCGGTAGATAGTTCGGCGATATCACCCTTGCATTGGATACAAATTGCGGAGGTAATTGAGAAGAACTACACTTCGTATTCCGGTTTTGTAGTTTTGCATGGCTCGGATACCATGTCGTTTACGGCCTCAGCTTTAAGTTTTATGTTTGAGAATTTAGGCAAACCGGTTATTTTGACCGGTTCACAATTACCTGCCGGAATTCTAAGAACAGATGCCCGGGAAAATTTAATTACTTCCATTGAAATTGCTGCAACCAAGCGGGCAGATGGTTCACCGATGGTTCCGGAGGTAAGTTTATATTTTGAGTATAAATTATACCGTGGCAATCGCTCACACAAGTTTAATGCAGAAGATTTTGAAGCCTTTCGAAGTGTAAATTACCCTGAATTGGCCGAGGCAGGGGTTCAGATCAAGTACAATGAGTCGGCCATATTGCCACTTCCAACGGGAGATTTTAGGTTAAACACCCGTCTAAGTGATTCTATTTGTGCCATACGGTTGTTTCCGGGAATTTGGTTGGGGCCTTATATAGACATGTTGGAAAACAACAAGGTAAGGGCTATAATAATTCAAAGTTATGGAACCGGAAATGGACCAAATTATGAGGTATTTGAAGTGTTTTTACGGTTAGCCAAGGAAAAGAATGTTTTAGTACTGAATACCACCCAATGTCGGGGAGGAAAGGTGGTGCAAGGATTATACGAAACGAGTGGATTATTTGTAAAATATGGGGCTATCAGTGGTGAAGACATCACGTTTGAAGCGGCGGTGACCAAGCTAATGTTATTGCTTGGGAACTATCCTAACAATGAAGATGTAAAGACAGAATTAAGAAAATCTTTACGAGGAGAGGTGAGTAATTAA